Genomic segment of Gloeocapsa sp. PCC 7428:
TACAGAGGAATCATTCACAAATTCATGAAATAAGCCCATTGCATTAGAACCACCACCCACACACGCGAGAAGAATATCAGGTAATCCCCCCCATTTTTCTAGACACTGCGTGCGAGTTTCTTTACCAATCACAGCATGAAAATCACGTACAATCATGGGATACGGGTGCGGACCTGCAACCGAACCTAAAATATAGTGAGTCGTTTCTACATTCGTTACCCAATCGCGAATTGCTTCAGAAGTTGCATCCTTAAGCGTTCCTGTTCCCGCTGAAACAGGGCTAACTTCCGCGCCCATTAACCGCATCCGAAACACGTTAAGGCTTTGGCGTTCCATATCTTGAACGCCCATGTAAATTATGCATTTTAAGCCAAATCTCGCGCAAACTGTAGCCGTGGCAACGCCGTGTTGTCCTGCACCTGTTTCGGCAATAATCCGCTGTTTACCCATGCGCTTGGCAAGTAATACTTGCGCTAGGGCATTATTAATTTTGTGCGCGCCAGTATGATTCAAATCTTCGCGCTTTAAATAAATTTGTGCGCCTGTGCCATCAGGTCGGGCATAATGTGCCGTCAGACGTTCCGCGAAATATAATGGCGTAGCCCTTCCTACATAATCTCGCAGCAATTCTTGTAACTCGGCGATAAATTCTGGATCGTGGCGATATAGTTGATATGCTGCTTCTAGTTGAGTCAAAGCCGGCATCAACGTTTCAGGTACATATTTACCACCAAAGCGCCCAAAGCGTCCGAGTGAGTCGGGGCGTTGTTCAGCTTGCGATTGCGCAGGTAAGGGAGTAGTAGTC
This window contains:
- the trpB gene encoding tryptophan synthase subunit beta — encoded protein: MTTTPLPAQSQAEQRPDSLGRFGRFGGKYVPETLMPALTQLEAAYQLYRHDPEFIAELQELLRDYVGRATPLYFAERLTAHYARPDGTGAQIYLKREDLNHTGAHKINNALAQVLLAKRMGKQRIIAETGAGQHGVATATVCARFGLKCIIYMGVQDMERQSLNVFRMRLMGAEVSPVSAGTGTLKDATSEAIRDWVTNVETTHYILGSVAGPHPYPMIVRDFHAVIGKETRTQCLEKWGGLPDILLACVGGGSNAMGLFHEFVNDSSVRLIGVEAAGEGVNTEKHAATLTQGRVGVLHGAMSYLLQDDDGQVLEAHSISAGLDYPGVGPEHSYLKDIQRAEYYSVTDEEALAAFKRTAQLEGIIPALETAHAIAYLDTLCPQLEGSPRIVINCSGRGDKDVQTVAKHLQ